The window ACATGTTATATGTATATGTTTAACAGCGGGCAGGGCACCATTTCATTAGAGTTGCTAGAAAAAGTCCGAGATATTGACACAATTATAGTCCCAATTAGTGGTTTGTACAATCGAAAGGACTTTTTTGAAACTTTAAGTACAGGTGGAGGGTTGATCTCCAGTGTGACATTGGCTGCAAAGACAATCAACCCTTCTATTTGTATTTTGGCTGCCGAGCCAAAGGGTGCTGATGATGTAGCTCGATCAAAGGTAGCAGGAAAAATTGTGACGCTACCAGAGACCAACACCATTGCTGATGGGCTTCGAGCTTTTCTTGGAGATCTGACTTGGTAAATGGAAACATCACatgagttcttaagtttcagctGGAACTTTAAATGATCAGTCAGTATTATATCTTGAGCCATCTtacatttatatatttttaatccttctaatatttttagtcACCCCACCATCACAATAGCAAACATGTATGCACCCTGGCCAAAAGTTTGCATAACATATTATATGATACAAATGCTCTTTGGTGTAGTTATTGGAGAAATTGGCTGTTTATTGATATTCCAAATTATAAGTCTTTGGGGAAGGTCCATACTTACGTCGAGTGACCTTGCTATGGACTATAGACGTTGTCATGTATGTAACTATTTTATTATAGAAAATTTCTTAGAAGGATCTACCTTTTTTTTGACTCGAATGTCCATGGATGGCCATTCATTTGTATCATTTttgttcaagttgttgtttCAAAAGCCTGAATTCGAGTATAAACATATGGCGCCAGGATACAAGATTTTAGGTCACGAGGGGATAGGGGCCATCCTGTCCCATTCTTGTGAGGAAACGGGACTCTGGTAGGGGCAAGACTTTGAGACCTGCTCATGttttggaaaagaaagaagaaagaggaaagaaggaaggcgagaagaagaaaaaagaaggaaagaaaggaagagaaaagaagactaaagaaaggaaggaaagaaggaaaaagggaaaaataagaagaaaaatgaaagaaagaaaagaaggaaataaaGATGAAGAAAATGTTCATCTAGTAATAtgcttaataaaatatttaaattacataaaaaaattttaacaaTTGTAATAAAATATTAGCAAGAAAATATTTGGCCTTTGAGCTGTGAGAGGCATGCCAAAAGATGCACTATCCTAAAGCCGTTGTTGCCTCCCCACTTGTGGGTATTAGCGGTCAGCGACAACTTTAAGATACAATTTGAACAGCTCACAATCAACCTAATCTATAATGCACGTCTATAGTAGGGAAGTTACCTAGTCTATATCGGTTgcccaaaatataaaataatatatgtaATTGTATAAGAGGAATGGTGGTATAGAGAGATTATGAGAGCAAGAAAAAGACTTAGTGTGTATTATATTTTGGTGCAAAGAATGGCTCTTATATATATAGACCTTTTGTAACTCAACCCTAATGGTTGAATACTTATGGCCTCCTCATTAAGGCCATAATGGGAGATAATGGAAAGTTTTGAAACTTCCAAATAGAATTTGAAACACCTAGGGGTTACAacaattcttttaaaattttgtggattacaaatattttttattaacacctgtttaaaattttaaaactcatTCAAATTCTAATAGTCCCCGtaagtttcaaaactttataaaatcacacacacacacacacacacacacacatatatatatatatacaaattcAGGCAACTTTATACTATACAATGGTTGCAGGTTTCCTCGGACTTGAACCTACACTTTCTGTTGACTGTTTTAACCTGAAGAATCATAGTGAACTAAGTCTTGAACTAGTGCCTTTGGACCAGATTTTAATATGCCACACATATAGTATTAATATAGACCACGTGC is drawn from Phoenix dactylifera cultivar Barhee BC4 unplaced genomic scaffold, palm_55x_up_171113_PBpolish2nd_filt_p 000274F, whole genome shotgun sequence and contains these coding sequences:
- the LOC113463456 gene encoding serine racemase-like — its product is MFNSGQGTISLELLEKVRDIDTIIVPISGLYNRKDFFETLSTGGGLISSVTLAAKTINPSICILAAEPKGADDVARSKVAGKIVTLPETNTIADGLRAFLGDLTWPVLRDLVDDIITVDDEKIVEVMRLCYEILKVAVEPSGAIGLAAVLSDRFQQNPDWKNCNKIGVVLSGGNVDLGVLWESFSK